ACAGGTAGAGCCCGGCCAGATAAAATGCAGCCAGCGGGCCCGCATAGAGAAAGCGCGCCAAGGTGACGCCAAGCACGCCGACATCACGACTGAGCTCACTTTGAAAGGCGTTACGCCAGGCCTGCATAAAGGCCGCCATCAGGGTGAACATCACCCACATACTTTCTCCCCCAGATCTCAATTCCCCAGAACAAAAAACGCCCGGCAAAGCCGGGCGTTTGAGCATATCACAGCCAATTAACGCTGTGGTTTACTTGCTGGTGTCCAGAGCAGGAAAAGATTTCACCAGGTCATCTACTGCTTTCATCTGACTGAGGTAGCCTTCCAGTTGATGCAGTGGCAGAGCGCAGGGGCCATCGCACTTGGCGTTGTCGGGATCCGGATGCGCTTCGATAAAGAGACCGGCCAGACCCAGTGCCATACCGCTGCGGGCAAGCTCGGTGGCCTGGGCACGGCGACCACCGGCAGAATCTTCACGACCACCGGGACGCTGCAGCGCGTGGGTGGCATCGAAAATTACCGGATAACCGCTCTGCTTCATCTCATCCATGCCCAGCATGTCCACCACCAGGTTGTTGTAACCAAAGCAGCTGCCACGCTCACACAGGATAATCTCGTCGTTACCGGCTTCGTTGAATTTCTTCACGATGTGGCGCATCTCATGGGGTGCCAGAAACTGTGGCT
This sequence is a window from Shewanella zhangzhouensis. Protein-coding genes within it:
- the kdsA gene encoding 3-deoxy-8-phosphooctulonate synthase — protein: MSIKTIQLGDIAIANDKPFVLFGGMNVLESRDLAMSIAEQYVEVTQKLGIPYVFKASFDKANRSSINSYRGPGMEEGLKIFQEIKDTFNVPLITDVHEPHQCAPVAEVVDIIQLPAFLARQTDLVIAMARTGAIINVKKPQFLAPHEMRHIVKKFNEAGNDEIILCERGSCFGYNNLVVDMLGMDEMKQSGYPVIFDATHALQRPGGREDSAGGRRAQATELARSGMALGLAGLFIEAHPDPDNAKCDGPCALPLHQLEGYLSQMKAVDDLVKSFPALDTSK